The window CTCATGTGTTAAACTTGCCATTCTGATAATGTTTTGGAAATAGGCAACAAAACGAGTTATGGTGCTGGGTTATTTTATGTATTTTATTCTGTTGTTCATGTTtgttgtgtttcttttttttttcttttgctttcaGCGCTGGGCACGCAGACGAAGGCCATGTTCGTTTCTATTGAGATTTTCTTGATTATCTGGTTTGGTGATGGCTATTTGAGGGTATATAAATGAATGAATGAACGAATTActattaatttaaaattttgcttTAGAAAAATATTTCCAAGAAACTTctattatatagaaattttttacatGAAAAGCATAGCTTGGTAAGCCGGATAATAATCTCCTGAATCAAAAATGGGATCTACAACGCATGGATCAGAGATTTGCGTTTTGTCAATGTGTCAACTTGCCTAAGCATTTGCGGAGTAAATTTAGTGACGTTAAAGAAAGAAAGGGAAGGAAGGAGAAACAACTACGGATGACAACGGTTTAGGGTTTAGAGTTAATGTGGAAGAAATAGAGGGAATGAAGGAGAAATATCGTTGCTATGCATGACAACGGCTCCTCAGAGTCAagtgaaagaaagagagggacgCATGACATGACAACGGCTCCTCAGAGTCACGTGAAAGAAAGAGATGGAAGGAAGGAAAAACATCGTTGATACGCATGACAAcggctcagagtcgactcttagcattcaTTAACGAAAAGTTTGTTGCATGAGAGTGGAGAAAAATGAAAGAAGtataataaaaatttatttatacATTAATGGTTTAGAAAACTTATTGTCTTTATTActttagtacttcctccgtttactttctaacattgctaatattcatatatatgttaatgaatctaaacatatatgtgtgcctagattcactaacatctatatgaatgtgaagaatgctagaaagtcttataacctgaaacggaggtagtaggatATAGTCTCTagtaatattaattaatataaagaGCTCATATTAGACTCTACCTTTATACATGCCTTGAAATTAACTCACAGCATCACCACCATGCGAACATTAAATCCTCCTTACTCCATTTCGTATTCTATAATACTATCTCCTTCCCCTTAATAACGTTGGTCCTTACTCCACTCAGTATTCTGTAATACTAATCTCCTTCCCCTTAATAACTTTGGTTAGTttaattttgagtaaattttagGGTGTTTGGTTGTAGTCACAGTTGTGGCAAGATTCTCTTCCAATAAACGAGTCATATACGTTATTGACTCAAAAATGTGTTGCAAGATTTTCTTAGGCTTGCTAAAGTGTGACCAAGAATTTGATCGCCTCACTTAGACAAGTGTGGCAATACTTTtgtatgtagttttatgataaattaacctatatatatataattttctaaaatttatttaatttttttatgggaaagaaatggatttaattttttttagaaaaaatgcccAAGGCCCGTTTCGATCCAACGGGCTCGACTGGAAGGGGCCAGAGTGCCAGACGAATGCCCGCCTACGGAGTGGTTGGATCTGCTCTGCGCCGTCCGATCTGTCGCAAGGCTTACtcatcggacggccgagatcaccCGCGCGCAACCCTAGGCGAGATCGTAAGTAGAATCGGCTGCGTCGAATCCCTCCACTGTTTTTGCTGCCGCTGCTACTTCTTCCACTAGGGTTCGTCTTGCTGCTCCCTCCactgctcgcctcgcctccgccaccgtAAGATCTCCCCGATTCGCTACAACTAACTAGTGTGCTTGCGCCATTGTTGCGTACTGTTGATTTtgcggatttttttttaaatttttttggatttttgtttcCTCATGATGTGCAGATCTGAAATCGAGTGAGTGGGAGCTAAGGCGGCGGCCCCGTCGAGATGGCGCTCGTAAGTGATTCTTGATCTAACCTCGTTTGCTCGTGTTCTTTAGTTGATTTAGTGGAGAAGCTTGGCATGATGCGGTGgggtgtagttttttttttttcattttcaaatTGTAGCATCTGTGGATTGCTGTATGAGTCTTCTGTAAAGCATATCGTTTTTTTCTGCACGATCAGGGTTGATTTGGTGCGCATTTCTACCCAGCATTTAGGGAGGGTTTTGGTAGGGTGGTGACAGTTTAGGTGTCACGGATTTTATTTAGATCGGTGGACAATGTTCGGTCTATGTCTAGCATCTCTTATTTACTTAATGTTGTCTTGCAAGCTCGTTGAAATGCAGatttctggtttttttttttactttgttaCTTTCTGGTTCAAATGCTGGCGGATCAAGTGAATATTAAATAATTTGTGCAGTGAGGAAGCAAGGACCTGCCTTCGAAATTTTTCTAGTCTATATTTCTGATTATTTGATCCCAAGTGTTAAAGATTGTTGCCAAGGTTTTCCAATAGTTAGCCTTTCTTATATACATTTGATGATGTAAGACCAAATTCAAATGCATACAAATGAAAGCCTGATCACATGACAGTTTGTTGACAATATATACATTATCCTGTAGAGATTCGCACAGGGCTCTGCTTTCCTAGAATGCTTACAGCTTCCTGTTTGATGCAAATGGGATTATTTGGAGTTTCGGAAATGAAGTCTTATTCGCTTTCTGAATAGCCGATGAGCATGTAGACATGTCTCATGCAGACATTATAGCTCAGCACTTGTGCACATAATTATATAATATGTATGTATTGACCATCACTCTGTAGAACATTGAATGGCTAAAGTCACTGTGTAATATGTGCTGCTTGATCTATGAATTTGTCCCGTTGTTTGTATATTTTTTGTTTATCATGTTTGTGTATCCATCCTTATGGACATGCTAGTCAAACTGTCCTTGTAGTGTTGTCATGTCATGCACTTCCCTAACCTATTTTCACGCTCAACTTTGTAACTTGCATTGGTGTAGGTATTGCATACTTTCGATGGAAACAAGAATGCATTCAAGGCACTCATTGCTGCCGAGTACTCTGGTGTCAAGGTTGAGTTGGCAAAGAACTTTCAGATGGGTGTCTCCAACAAGACTCCTGAGTATCTCAAGATGAATCCTATTGGGAAGGTTTGAGCAAAACCACCTCTGAATTTTGGTACATTTGCACAGAATCTGATTTGGACACGTTTCCTTTCAGGTCCCTATTCTAGAGACTCCTGATGGTCCTGTTTTTGAAAGCAATGCGATTGCACGATATGGTAAGTGATACATAGCAAGGATTCCGTTCTTTTAATCCTTTTCTCTCTATTGCTTGATTTAGTTCTAAGTTCCTCTCATTTTCCTGAAGTTACTCGCTCGAAGTCTGACAACCCACTCTATGGGTCTTCACTGATTGAATATGTGAGTGATCTTTCATAAATATTTAGGATCATTCTTGATTATTTTCCAGCTCCTAGAATTTTGTGTTTCTTTCAGGTTGATCTTTCATAGACATTTAGGATCATTCTTGATTATTTTACCAGCTCCTTGAATTTCTTGTTTCTTTCAGGCCCACATTGAGCAGTGGATTGACTTTTCAGCCACAGAGGTTGATGCTAATACTGGAAAATGGCTCTTCCCACGTCTTGGATTTGCTCCTTATGTTGCTGTCGTAAGTATGGTCAAGTGGGTATCGTTGTGTTCTCCTTGTTAGCAATTTGTGATCTAATCTTGTTTCTGCCTAACAGAGTGAGGAAGCAGCTATTGCTGCTTTGAAGAGATCATTGGGTGCCCTCAACACACACCTTGCATCAAACACATACCTTGTTGGCCATTCAGTGACTCTTGCTGATATTGTGATGACATGCAACCTCTACATGGGCTTTGCTCGGATCATGACCAAGAATTTTACTTCTGAGTTCCCTCATGTTGAGAGGTACTTCTGGACCATGGTTAACCAGCCAAACTTTAAGAAAGTCATGGGTGATGTGAAGCAGGCAGATTCTGTCCCACAAGTTCAAAAGAAGGCTGCAGCACCAAAGGAGCAGAAGCCAAAGGAAGCCAAGAAAGAGGCCCCAAAAGAAGCTCCAAAGCCTAAGGCAGCTGAGAAaccagaggaggaagaggaagcacCAAAGCCAAAGCCAAAGAATCCTCTTGATTTGCTCCCTCCAAGCAAAATGATCCTTGATGAGTGGAAGAGGTTATACTCAAACACAAAAACAAACTTCCGTGAGGTTGCTATCAAGGGTAAGTTTCTTTTTTGGAATCTACTAGTCAGTAAAAAGTTTCCAGATAGACAAATTTATTGCATTGCTTTGTTGCAAAGGATATGAATACAAATTAGGATACCCGTTAGAATTTGTTTGTGTAGCATCATAAATAGCAAGCATGCATGTGACTTTTTTTAGATGTTATATGTTGTTAGTTACTTTTCAACTGTGAACTAGCTAGCTGTCCAGGATCAGCTGAAGGCCTGGAGTTGTTGCTTTTACTGCAACTTCAGCAGTCATCACATCCAGTAATCCAACAAGCAACCAATGGCTAGACCAAGAGcatctcttttcctttctttctttatcGAATATTTCCAAAACCATGAAATCAATGAAAcagaaaattaataaaaatattaagttggactataaataaaaaaacgcCTTGTTTTCAGAACTTTAAAAAATGACACTGTTAACTATGCTATTCTTGTGTCAATTTGTATCTCAAACATTCTAGTTTAGAGAAAATTAACATCTTAGCTAGAGAATTATAGCATGCAAAAACTGTTAGCCTCTTGTTGTTGGATGGAGAAAATTAACATCTTAGTTAGAGAAGATGCTCAACATCTTAGCCCATTGGTGGCTTGATGGATGGCTATATGTGTTGACTGCTAAAGTTGCAGTCAAAACAACTACCTCAGCTGATCCTGATCTGTCAATTAGTTCTCTCTTCTACACCATTATTTCTCATCTACACCAACTTCTGTTGAGTTTGAACTGCTGTGAATTGTACTCAAGTTATCTTCTCATGTATTGCAGGTTTCTGGGATATGTATGACCCAGAAGGTTACTCCCTGTGGTTCTGCGACTACAAATACAATGATGAGAACACCGTGTCCTTCGTGACCATGAACAAGGTTGGTGGGTTCCTGCAGCGAATGGACCTGTGCCGCAAATATGCCTTCGGGAAGATGCTTGTGATCGGCTCTGAGCCGCCATTCAAGGTGAAGGGTCTTTGGCTCTTCCGTGGCCCCGAGATCCCCAAGTTCGTCATGGATGAGGTCTACGACATGGAGCTCTATGAGTGGACCAAGGTTGACATCTCAGATGAGGCCCAGAAGGAGCGCGTCAGCGCCATGATTGAGGACCTTGAGCCATTTGAGGGCGAGGCTTTGCTGGATGCGAAATGCTTCAAGTGAGGCGTCGTTGGAGCAAGGATACCGTGGAAAAATGAGCTATTTAGGTTTTGGATTTACCGTTCGAAAATAGTTCATGATTCTGAAAAAGAAAACACTATCAGCTTGTGGTTATATTAGTCTATATTGAGTGTGCTCTCGTTTCTGTGTGCTGTTTTTAAGAGTTTTGGCCCTTCTATCTTGTAGTTCTTAGTTGTTAAAGACACTATCCATCGAATCATCATCGGAAACACACCATTCCTTgtgaatcggctgctgctcaTATGATAAACTTGGCAATTCTGATGTTTTCGAATTGTTATGCAAGTAAAAGAGGTACAGTGATGTTCATGtttgtcagattttttgttagCGTTGTCCAAATTCActtcatttttgttttcttttagcggtgtccaaattcatagggattcttttcttttaacgttgtccaaattcaaatttgtagGGATTCTTTACTTTTAGCGTTTTCAAATTCGTTGTTCTAGCTTATGTCTTATCCTAACTGCGGTTTTTTGGGGGATAGAGGGAGGAGTCAATTCAGCTTGCCTAACTGCGGTTTGTGTTCATGTCTTTTACGTCAAAAGTTTTGTACAGATATATGCGCTCAAACATAACGTGTACATAATTATGGGCACCAGAACttacatcatcatcaccatACCAACAATATCTCCGCTAGTAACCATTCAATATTATAGGAAAGAGGACCAAAGGTAATAAGATATTAAGATGCATATTCAAGTCGATGCAGAGTAAAACTCTGTATAAATGATATACAAGATTTGCATCTGGTTAAATACCGGGCCGCAACTTTTTGCAGACGCCACAAAACTTTTGATTTCGTTTTcccttttccattttttttaacctgaccttttctcctttttccaaTTATGAAGCAAGACAAAAAAGAACGAAAACCAAGATCCTATCTTTGTGGTTAAATTCTGATTCTCAGAATCACCGTTCCAAATTCCAGAACTGAACAAATTATTTACGATGGCACAGAGCACTTCGTGTTGCACCACATTTCTTCACTTGGAACTAACACACTATTGCTTTCTCCAGCAGCGCCTTTGCACGGCTTCAGAGAGAGTTttgtcacattttttttttcacaacagGATGCATAGAACCTTCGTCCATGCACATCCATCCTGCATGCAGAGACTGCGAATACATCTCCACAAAGCTTCAACATGAAAAACTTGGCCTCTGTAGTAGTAGAGCTTACATACTTGTATTTTTTGTTTGACctgagactttttttttctcaggaaGGGATGTCAGCAGTTTTCTGGAACAACTAACCGCTGTAATTGCTTCAGCGGTGACAAGAGCTGGGAGAACGATGGTCGTTTGCTTGGATCGCTGCACGAAAGAACATTGGGGGTCATTATCAGTGGAGCAAGTGGCAGGTAAAACTAGGTAGAATGAGAAGAGTAGCATGTTATCCGGGCTGGTTTGTTCTTACTTTTCCCAGCACGAAGATATTATGGTAGCCACCAGTGGGTCAATTTCTTTGGGAATTTCTAGTCGCCTGTTCTGGAACCCAACTGCTCCTACAACTTGCATTGGATTCAGTCCACTCCATGGTACACGCATTGTTGCTAGTTCCCATAGGATTACTCCAAAACTGTATACGTCACACCTGATGCCAGCATTCAATTTTCAATCAGCAGGAGAACATGACAGGAAGTAAATGGAAAGGCCAACATGTCATGAGAAAACTAAGCAACTCACTTCTCATTTGATGGCTCATTACGTAGAACCTCTGGTGCCATCCACTCCGGCTGTAGCCCAACATAAAATATGGTCAAGGTGATGGAATAATTAGCTAATTACAGGAAACACCC of the Oryza sativa Japonica Group chromosome 2, ASM3414082v1 genome contains:
- the LOC4328753 gene encoding elongation factor 1-gamma 1 — its product is MALVLHTFDGNKNAFKALIAAEYSGVKVELAKNFQMGVSNKTPEYLKMNPIGKVPILETPDGPVFESNAIARYVTRSKSDNPLYGSSLIEYAHIEQWIDFSATEVDANTGKWLFPRLGFAPYVAVSEEAAIAALKRSLGALNTHLASNTYLVGHSVTLADIVMTCNLYMGFARIMTKNFTSEFPHVERYFWTMVNQPNFKKVMGDVKQADSVPQVQKKAAAPKEQKPKEAKKEAPKEAPKPKAAEKPEEEEEAPKPKPKNPLDLLPPSKMILDEWKRLYSNTKTNFREVAIKGFWDMYDPEGYSLWFCDYKYNDENTVSFVTMNKVGGFLQRMDLCRKYAFGKMLVIGSEPPFKVKGLWLFRGPEIPKFVMDEVYDMELYEWTKVDISDEAQKERVSAMIEDLEPFEGEALLDAKCFK